A single region of the Leptotrichia sp. OH3620_COT-345 genome encodes:
- a CDS encoding BPL-N domain-containing protein produces MKRRILIYADEGTSEIGVSSLLTACKTKLGLEAKRVSSEDIKNGILKTTDIFVIPGGADIPYCKKLNGEGNRKIIEYVDAGGLYIGICAGAYYACRRINFKGEEYTIKGERELGFFQGTAKGSLASLTNGNYFNEKSNSKKMVSLKFKGKSEIYKNEVYYYHGGPTFIPDKEGKIDNKYSERNYQIIARFRNGMPAIIAGTKGKGKYFLSSIHFELQKNIYEELVVKKTGKADYPIEKEICKYMKSNYGDRIWEEIRKII; encoded by the coding sequence ATGAAAAGACGGATATTAATTTATGCAGATGAAGGAACAAGTGAAATCGGTGTTTCTTCTCTGCTTACGGCATGTAAAACTAAATTGGGACTGGAAGCAAAGAGAGTCAGTTCAGAAGATATAAAAAACGGAATTTTAAAAACAACAGATATATTTGTAATCCCGGGAGGAGCAGACATACCTTACTGTAAAAAATTGAACGGTGAAGGAAATCGGAAAATAATCGAGTATGTAGATGCAGGAGGTCTATATATAGGTATTTGTGCAGGAGCTTATTATGCTTGCCGAAGAATAAATTTCAAAGGTGAGGAGTATACTATTAAAGGTGAAAGGGAACTCGGATTTTTTCAAGGAACTGCAAAAGGTTCTCTGGCTTCATTGACAAATGGGAATTATTTTAATGAAAAAAGCAATTCCAAGAAAATGGTTTCATTAAAATTCAAAGGAAAATCTGAAATATATAAAAACGAAGTGTATTATTATCATGGCGGACCTACATTTATTCCGGATAAGGAAGGGAAAATTGATAATAAATATAGCGAGAGAAATTATCAAATAATAGCCCGATTCAGAAATGGAATGCCTGCAATAATAGCAGGTACAAAAGGTAAAGGAAAATATTTTTTATCAAGTATACATTTCGAATTACAGAAAAATATCTATGAGGAACTGGTTGTAAAAAAAACAGGTAAAGCTGACTATCCCATAGAAAAAGAAATATGCAAATATATGAAGAGTAACTACGGAGACAGAATTTGGGAAGAAATAAGAAAAATAATCTGA
- the rpoC gene encoding DNA-directed RNA polymerase subunit beta' produces MSIRDFDSIQIKLASPEKILEWSYGEITKAETINYRTLKPEMDGLFCERIFGPSKDYECSCGKYKRMRYKGMTCEKCGVEVTTSKVRRERMGHIKLATPIAHIWYSKGTPNKMSLLLGISTKELESVLYFSRYIVTDKGDTELEKGQILTDREYKMYESQYKNGFTAKMGAEGILKLLEEINLQELEKELEKEMEIVNSSQKRKKIIKRLKIVRDLILAENRPEWMILTVLPVIPADLRPMVQLDGGRFATSDLNDLYRRVINRNIRLKKLMSIKAPEIVIKNEKRMLQEAVDALIDNGRRGKPVVTQNNRELKSLSDMLKGKQGRFRQNLLGKRVDYSGRSVIVVGPNLKMNQCGLPKKMALELYKPFLMRELVKRELATNIKTAKKMVEEEDENVWELIEEIIKNHPVLLNRAPTLHRLSIQAFEPTLIEGKAIRLHPLVCSAFNADFDGDQMAVHLVLSNEAQMEAKLLMLATNNILAPSSGKPIAVPSQDMVMGCYYMTKERKGEKGEGKSFSNKNQLITAYQSKQVDTHALVKVRIDGEIIETTPGRLIFNTMLPKEVRDYSKTFGKGELGKLIADLYKKFGFEKTSELIDKIKNFGFHHGTLAGITVGIEDLEIPESKKGILEQAEKDVAEVEEQYKSGEIIDAERYRRTVAIWSEAVDKVTHEMMDNLDEFNPVYMMANSGARGSVAQMRQLGGMRGLMADTQGRIIEIPIKANFREGLNILEFFMSSHGARKGLADTALRTADSGYLTRRLVDISHEVIVNHDDCGCEEGILVSDLIDAGNVIERLSERIYGRTLAEDLVHEGEVIAERNTMIMEDLIKKIEELEIREVKIRTPLTCKLEKGVCKKCYGLDLSNHKEILKGEAVGVIAAQSIGEPGTQLTMRTFHTGGVATAAAVQSNYKADVSGKVKLKDITTLENEKGVEVVVSQTGRIIIGKHRYEIPSGAVLKVKDGENVKKGQILVEFDPYQVPIITSEAGKIEFRDIYVRENIDVKYGVTERIAIKPVESNDVNPRIIIYNKNKKVAEYNIPYGAYLMVKEGDSVKKGQIITKILKTGEGNKDITGGLPRVQELFEARNPKGKATLSEVSGRVIFSDKKKKGMRLITIEDPENGKVIKEYTVPVGEHLVVTNEMLIEKGAKITDGPVSPHDILKIKGLVAAQQFILESVQQVYREQGVPINDKHIEIIVKQMFQKVKIKEAGDSLFLEDELIDKKIVERENETLVSKGKNPATYEPVIQGITKAAVNTESFISAASFQETTKVLANAAIEGKIDRLEGMKENVIIGKRMPGGTGFKDYKHIKVELKNGDSGNIDIENIREEKNGNISNAEIIEE; encoded by the coding sequence ATGAGTATAAGAGATTTTGACAGTATTCAAATCAAATTGGCATCACCTGAGAAAATTTTGGAATGGTCTTATGGTGAAATAACAAAAGCCGAAACAATAAACTATAGAACTTTGAAACCTGAAATGGATGGACTGTTCTGTGAAAGAATATTCGGACCGTCAAAGGACTATGAATGTTCATGTGGAAAATACAAAAGAATGAGATACAAAGGAATGACTTGTGAAAAATGCGGTGTTGAAGTTACAACTTCAAAAGTGAGAAGAGAAAGAATGGGTCACATCAAACTTGCTACACCTATTGCACATATATGGTACTCCAAGGGAACTCCAAACAAAATGAGCCTTTTATTGGGTATAAGTACAAAAGAGCTTGAATCGGTTCTCTATTTTTCAAGATATATTGTAACGGACAAAGGAGATACTGAACTTGAAAAAGGTCAAATATTGACTGACAGAGAATATAAGATGTATGAAAGTCAGTATAAAAACGGATTTACTGCAAAAATGGGAGCAGAAGGTATATTAAAACTTCTTGAAGAAATAAATTTACAGGAACTTGAAAAAGAACTTGAAAAAGAAATGGAAATTGTAAATTCTTCCCAAAAAAGAAAGAAAATAATAAAGAGATTAAAAATAGTAAGAGATTTAATACTGGCAGAAAACAGACCTGAATGGATGATTTTAACAGTTCTACCGGTTATACCTGCAGACTTGAGACCCATGGTACAGCTTGATGGAGGAAGATTTGCAACATCAGATTTGAATGATTTGTACAGAAGAGTTATAAATAGAAATATAAGATTAAAGAAACTGATGTCCATTAAAGCACCTGAAATAGTAATAAAAAATGAGAAAAGAATGCTTCAGGAAGCTGTTGATGCACTCATAGATAACGGGAGAAGAGGAAAACCTGTAGTTACACAAAATAATAGAGAGTTGAAATCACTTTCAGATATGCTTAAAGGAAAACAGGGAAGATTTAGACAGAATCTTTTGGGAAAAAGGGTGGATTATTCAGGAAGATCGGTTATAGTAGTGGGACCTAACTTGAAAATGAATCAATGTGGACTTCCTAAAAAGATGGCACTTGAGCTTTATAAGCCATTTTTAATGAGAGAACTTGTTAAAAGAGAATTGGCCACAAATATAAAAACTGCAAAGAAAATGGTTGAAGAAGAAGATGAAAATGTATGGGAACTCATAGAAGAAATTATAAAAAATCATCCTGTACTTTTAAATCGAGCTCCGACACTTCACAGACTTTCAATACAGGCATTTGAACCTACATTGATTGAAGGAAAAGCCATAAGACTCCATCCTTTAGTATGTTCTGCATTCAATGCTGACTTTGATGGTGATCAGATGGCGGTTCACCTTGTATTGTCCAATGAAGCGCAAATGGAAGCCAAACTTCTGATGCTTGCTACAAACAATATACTTGCTCCGTCAAGCGGGAAACCTATTGCCGTGCCGTCACAGGATATGGTTATGGGGTGTTACTATATGACAAAAGAAAGAAAAGGGGAAAAAGGGGAAGGAAAATCATTTTCCAATAAAAATCAGCTAATTACCGCATATCAGAGTAAACAGGTAGACACTCATGCTCTGGTTAAAGTAAGAATAGACGGGGAAATTATAGAAACAACTCCCGGAAGACTTATATTCAATACAATGCTTCCGAAAGAAGTAAGAGATTATTCAAAAACTTTCGGAAAAGGAGAACTTGGGAAGCTGATAGCCGATTTATATAAAAAGTTTGGGTTTGAAAAAACATCTGAGCTAATAGATAAAATTAAAAACTTCGGATTCCATCATGGAACTCTTGCAGGAATTACAGTAGGAATAGAAGACCTTGAGATACCTGAATCCAAAAAGGGAATTTTGGAACAGGCAGAAAAAGATGTTGCTGAAGTTGAGGAACAGTACAAATCGGGAGAAATCATAGATGCTGAAAGATACAGAAGAACAGTCGCCATATGGTCTGAAGCGGTAGATAAGGTTACTCACGAAATGATGGACAACCTTGATGAATTTAACCCTGTGTATATGATGGCAAATTCAGGAGCCAGAGGTTCAGTAGCTCAGATGAGACAGCTCGGAGGGATGAGAGGACTTATGGCGGATACTCAAGGACGAATAATAGAAATACCTATAAAAGCCAACTTCAGGGAAGGACTGAATATACTGGAATTTTTCATGTCATCTCACGGAGCGAGAAAAGGTCTGGCAGATACAGCATTAAGAACTGCCGATTCGGGATATCTTACAAGAAGACTTGTAGATATTTCTCACGAAGTTATAGTAAATCATGATGATTGCGGATGTGAAGAGGGTATTCTAGTTTCGGATCTGATTGATGCAGGGAATGTTATTGAAAGATTAAGCGAAAGAATATATGGAAGAACTCTAGCAGAAGATCTTGTACATGAAGGTGAAGTTATAGCGGAAAGAAATACAATGATAATGGAAGATCTTATTAAGAAAATAGAAGAGCTTGAAATAAGAGAAGTAAAAATAAGAACACCGTTGACATGTAAGCTGGAAAAAGGAGTATGTAAAAAATGTTACGGCCTTGATTTATCTAATCATAAGGAAATTCTTAAAGGAGAAGCGGTAGGAGTTATTGCCGCTCAGTCAATAGGAGAACCGGGAACGCAGCTTACAATGCGTACTTTCCATACAGGAGGAGTTGCAACTGCGGCGGCAGTACAATCTAATTATAAAGCTGATGTGTCAGGAAAAGTAAAACTGAAAGATATTACAACCCTTGAAAATGAAAAAGGAGTAGAAGTGGTAGTATCTCAGACAGGAAGAATAATAATAGGAAAACATAGATATGAAATACCGTCAGGAGCTGTTTTAAAAGTGAAAGATGGAGAAAATGTGAAAAAAGGTCAAATTTTAGTGGAATTTGATCCGTATCAGGTTCCTATAATTACATCTGAAGCAGGAAAAATAGAATTCAGAGATATTTATGTAAGAGAAAATATAGATGTGAAATACGGAGTTACAGAAAGAATTGCTATAAAACCTGTAGAAAGTAACGATGTAAACCCGAGAATAATAATATATAATAAAAATAAGAAAGTTGCTGAATACAACATACCTTACGGAGCGTATCTTATGGTAAAAGAAGGAGATAGTGTAAAAAAGGGTCAAATAATAACAAAAATACTTAAAACGGGAGAAGGAAATAAAGATATTACAGGAGGTCTGCCAAGAGTACAGGAATTATTTGAAGCAAGAAATCCTAAAGGAAAAGCGACTTTATCCGAAGTATCGGGACGTGTTATTTTTTCTGACAAGAAGAAAAAAGGGATGAGACTTATTACAATAGAAGATCCTGAAAACGGGAAAGTAATAAAAGAATACACTGTTCCCGTAGGAGAGCATCTTGTAGTGACAAATGAAATGCTGATTGAGAAAGGAGCAAAAATAACGGACGGTCCTGTATCTCCTCACGATATACTTAAAATAAAAGGTCTCGTTGCAGCCCAGCAATTTATCCTTGAATCAGTACAACAGGTATATAGAGAGCAAGGCGTACCTATAAATGATAAACATATAGAAATAATAGTAAAACAGATGTTTCAGAAAGTAAAAATAAAAGAAGCGGGAGATTCCCTTTTTCTTGAAGATGAATTAATTGACAAAAAAATTGTGGAAAGAGAAAATGAAACTTTGGTTTCTAAAGGGAAAAATCCTGCAACTTATGAACCTGTGATACAGGGGATAACTAAAGCCGCTGTAAATACGGAAAGCTTTATTTCCGCAGCTTCTTTCCAAGAAACAACAAAAGTTCTTGCAAATGCTGCAATTGAAGGAAAGATAGATAGACTTGAAGGGATGAAAGAAAACGTAATTATCGGTAAGAGAATGCCGGGAGGAACAGGCTTTAAAGATTATAAACATATTAAAGTGGAACTGAAAAATGGAGATTCCGGTAACATTGATATTGAAAATATTAGAGAAGAAAAAAATGGAAATATTTCAAATGCGGAAATTATAGAGGAATAA
- a CDS encoding extracellular matrix/biofilm biosynthesis regulator RemA family protein, producing the protein MKTLNIGFNNFVIDEHVISIIVPDTAPARRLREDAKNRDSLIDATAGRKTRAIIIMDNGFVILSAVNVDTLIQRIEQNNK; encoded by the coding sequence ATGAAAACTTTAAATATAGGATTTAATAATTTTGTTATTGATGAACATGTTATAAGTATAATTGTTCCTGATACAGCACCGGCTAGAAGATTGAGAGAAGATGCCAAAAACCGTGATTCTCTTATAGATGCCACAGCAGGAAGAAAAACAAGGGCAATAATAATAATGGATAACGGTTTTGTCATCTTATCTGCAGTAAATGTTGATACATTGATCCAGAGAATAGAGCAGAATAATAAATAA
- the gmk gene encoding guanylate kinase — protein MKKGKLIIVSGPSGSGKSTVTKIVKDRLNVPLSVSATTRKPRTGEINGKDYFFLTEEEFKKKIENDEFYEYANVHGNYYGTLKETVQENLNKGLDVILEIDVQGALIAKEKKKDAVLVFFKTKDIHVLEDRLRKRKTDSEEIIKVRLKNALKELKYESRYDFTIINEDIENSCQELIDIINR, from the coding sequence ATGAAAAAAGGTAAACTTATTATAGTGTCGGGACCAAGCGGTTCGGGCAAATCTACAGTAACGAAAATAGTAAAAGACAGACTGAATGTTCCTTTGTCGGTTTCGGCAACTACAAGAAAACCGAGAACGGGAGAAATTAATGGAAAAGATTATTTTTTCCTGACAGAAGAGGAATTTAAGAAAAAAATTGAAAATGATGAATTTTATGAATATGCTAACGTTCACGGAAATTATTACGGTACATTAAAAGAAACTGTACAAGAAAATCTTAATAAAGGTCTTGATGTAATATTGGAAATAGATGTTCAGGGTGCATTGATTGCGAAAGAAAAAAAGAAAGATGCGGTTCTTGTATTTTTTAAGACAAAAGATATACACGTATTGGAAGACAGACTCAGAAAACGTAAAACAGATTCTGAAGAAATTATAAAAGTAAGGTTGAAAAATGCCTTGAAAGAATTGAAATATGAAAGCAGATATGATTTTACTATAATAAATGAAGATATAGAAAATTCCTGCCAGGAACTTATTGACATAATTAATAGATAA
- the rpoZ gene encoding DNA-directed RNA polymerase subunit omega, giving the protein MKKDKITIDDLLTKIPNKYELAIVAGKVAKEEFIKGHDKFKIMDNVFRDIMDDEIEVKK; this is encoded by the coding sequence ATGAAAAAAGATAAAATAACTATTGATGATTTGCTGACAAAAATACCTAATAAATATGAACTTGCAATAGTTGCAGGTAAAGTTGCAAAAGAAGAGTTTATAAAGGGTCATGATAAATTTAAAATAATGGATAATGTATTCCGTGATATTATGGATGATGAAATTGAAGTGAAAAAATAA
- the dnaG gene encoding DNA primase yields MYKDTEIQKLIDNLDIVQVIGEYVTLKKTGANYKGLSPFKEERTPSFVVSPTKNIFKDFSTNIGGNVISFYMKINNISFYEAIEELSRKYNISLNKINNDRKKEDHDFRYYEIMKEAHLFFKKNIFDSDKAMEYMNNRDFSKEEIQKFEIGFSPDSWDSLFTYLKEKGYNEKELLELGLIRKNDKGNVFDYFRNRIIFPIYNNMMKLTGFGGRTIENSSDIPKYLNSPDSKIFKKGKELFGLYNRGENIKKKGLAILMEGYLDVLTAQKNGFINSVASLGTAFTQEQAQLLKKYTNNVIIAYDNDNAGKEAVIKAGNILKKYDFNVRCLQIEGEVKDPDEYLRKYGRKNFLEILKTSKNIFEFLYDYFSENLNLNDISGKKEIIKKFKEFFSNITNKTESNLYLNKLSIELSVDREILSEELSGNLLKKYRYKNSALKRKKETVMTKLPKEEKYDKLEKETLKFMLKYKNDSGLKSKIYCEQFEKKIFSNIIYGEIFEKLKEIEFNIGSLNNLMLEEEEKELITTLKLQAEIEMFNEERQYKDIFVGWFLREVDFMKEIIEKKDKSYIVLQRLKSELKTIHNINEIEEMYKEFKLIRRSDYV; encoded by the coding sequence ATGTATAAAGATACCGAAATACAGAAACTTATAGATAATTTGGATATAGTTCAAGTTATCGGGGAATACGTCACATTAAAAAAAACAGGTGCAAATTATAAGGGGTTATCTCCTTTTAAAGAAGAAAGAACGCCTTCATTTGTAGTAAGTCCCACAAAAAATATATTTAAAGACTTCAGTACTAATATAGGAGGAAATGTAATTTCTTTCTATATGAAAATTAATAATATCAGTTTCTATGAAGCAATAGAAGAGTTGTCCAGAAAATATAACATTTCATTAAATAAAATAAATAACGATCGAAAAAAAGAAGACCATGATTTTCGTTATTATGAAATAATGAAAGAAGCTCATCTATTTTTCAAGAAGAATATATTCGATTCTGATAAAGCCATGGAATATATGAATAATCGAGACTTTTCCAAAGAAGAGATACAAAAATTTGAAATAGGATTTTCACCTGATTCATGGGACAGCTTATTTACTTACCTTAAAGAAAAAGGGTATAATGAAAAGGAACTTTTAGAATTGGGATTAATACGGAAAAATGATAAAGGGAATGTATTTGATTATTTCAGGAATAGAATAATATTCCCTATTTACAACAATATGATGAAATTAACAGGATTCGGAGGAAGGACTATAGAAAATAGTTCAGACATTCCTAAATATCTTAATTCTCCTGATTCAAAAATATTCAAAAAAGGAAAGGAACTTTTTGGATTATATAATAGGGGAGAAAATATAAAGAAAAAGGGACTTGCTATTTTAATGGAAGGTTATCTCGATGTATTAACTGCTCAAAAAAACGGTTTCATAAATTCTGTTGCTAGCCTTGGTACGGCGTTTACTCAAGAACAGGCACAGCTATTAAAAAAATATACGAATAATGTTATAATAGCCTATGATAATGATAACGCAGGAAAAGAAGCAGTAATAAAAGCAGGAAATATACTTAAAAAATACGATTTTAATGTGAGATGTCTTCAAATTGAAGGAGAAGTAAAAGATCCTGATGAATATTTAAGGAAATATGGTAGAAAAAATTTTCTTGAAATACTGAAAACATCAAAAAATATTTTTGAGTTTCTATATGATTATTTTTCAGAAAATCTTAACCTAAATGACATATCAGGAAAAAAAGAAATCATTAAAAAATTTAAGGAATTTTTTTCAAATATAACCAATAAAACCGAAAGCAATTTATATTTGAATAAACTGTCCATAGAATTAAGTGTGGATAGGGAAATTCTTTCAGAGGAACTTTCCGGTAATCTGTTAAAAAAATATAGATATAAAAATTCAGCATTAAAAAGAAAAAAGGAAACAGTCATGACAAAGCTTCCTAAAGAGGAAAAATACGATAAACTTGAAAAGGAAACTTTGAAATTTATGCTGAAATATAAAAATGACAGCGGATTAAAAAGTAAAATATATTGTGAACAGTTTGAAAAAAAAATTTTTTCAAATATTATTTATGGAGAAATTTTTGAAAAATTAAAGGAAATAGAATTTAATATAGGAAGTTTGAATAATTTGATGTTGGAAGAAGAAGAAAAAGAACTTATAACAACGCTTAAATTACAAGCAGAAATTGAAATGTTTAATGAAGAAAGACAATATAAAGATATTTTCGTGGGATGGTTTTTGAGGGAAGTTGATTTCATGAAAGAAATTATTGAAAAAAAAGATAAATCTTATATAGTACTCCAACGATTAAAATCCGAATTAAAAACAATTCATAACATTAATGAAATTGAAGAAATGTATAAAGAATTTAAATTGATAAGGAGATCAGATTATGTCTGA
- the rpoD gene encoding RNA polymerase sigma factor RpoD gives MSEKKENLKNSLANLIKQAREKKVVSYEEINSILSVGFSTQKIDQLIKKLQDDGVNIVDTLKEKEELVKVLEIPENSQKIGVIALEDTEDEFIESEIDDSEVDKLLQTDLLKIAESMDVDEPIKMYLREIGQIPLLSYEEEIEYAQRVLNGDEEAKQKLIESNLRLVVSIAKKHTNRGLKMLDLIQEGNMGLMKAVEKFEYEKGFKFSTYATWWIRQAITRAIADQGRTIRIPVHMIETINKIKKESRIILQETGKEPTAEELAKKLEIPVDKVKNILEMNQDPISLETPVGSEEDSELGDFVEDDKFLNPYDATTRVLLKEQLDEILKTLNEREEMVLRYRYGLDDGSQKTLEEVGKIFNVTRERIRQIEVKALRKLRHPSRRKKLEDYRS, from the coding sequence ATGTCTGAGAAAAAAGAAAATCTAAAAAATAGTCTCGCAAATTTAATAAAACAGGCAAGAGAAAAAAAAGTAGTCAGCTATGAAGAGATTAATTCAATCTTATCGGTCGGATTTTCAACACAGAAAATAGATCAGTTAATAAAAAAACTTCAAGATGACGGAGTAAACATTGTCGATACCTTAAAGGAGAAGGAAGAGCTTGTAAAAGTTTTAGAAATTCCTGAAAATTCTCAAAAAATTGGAGTTATAGCTCTTGAAGATACTGAAGATGAATTTATTGAAAGTGAAATAGATGATTCTGAAGTTGATAAATTATTACAGACTGATTTACTTAAAATAGCTGAAAGTATGGACGTAGATGAGCCTATAAAAATGTATTTAAGAGAAATAGGACAGATACCTCTGCTCAGTTATGAAGAAGAGATAGAATATGCTCAGAGAGTTCTTAACGGGGACGAAGAAGCGAAACAGAAGTTAATTGAATCTAACCTTAGGCTTGTTGTAAGTATTGCTAAAAAGCATACAAATAGAGGTCTTAAAATGTTGGATCTCATACAAGAAGGAAATATGGGACTGATGAAGGCTGTAGAAAAATTTGAATATGAAAAAGGATTCAAGTTTTCAACATATGCTACATGGTGGATAAGACAGGCAATTACTCGTGCTATAGCTGATCAGGGAAGGACTATAAGAATTCCTGTACATATGATAGAAACAATAAATAAAATAAAAAAAGAAAGCAGGATTATTTTACAGGAAACAGGGAAAGAGCCTACTGCCGAAGAATTGGCTAAAAAACTTGAAATACCTGTAGATAAAGTAAAAAATATACTTGAAATGAATCAAGATCCCATATCTCTTGAAACTCCTGTAGGAAGTGAAGAAGACAGTGAACTTGGAGATTTTGTAGAAGACGATAAATTTTTAAATCCTTATGATGCAACAACACGTGTATTACTTAAAGAACAACTTGATGAAATTTTAAAAACTTTAAATGAAAGAGAAGAAATGGTTCTCAGATATAGATATGGTTTAGATGACGGTTCTCAGAAAACATTGGAGGAAGTAGGGAAAATATTTAATGTTACAAGGGAACGTATCAGACAGATTGAAGTAAAGGCATTAAGAAAATTAAGACATCCAAGCAGAAGAAAAAAATTGGAAGATTATAGGAGCTGA
- a CDS encoding RNA polymerase subunit sigma gives MLRRIIDDIKKKGNFSFEKIIEDNNLSDDDFFEILKYIYVENIPEIRTSVDNNDFIVLENENFYIEEKDIIKSYLEDIKEKYKKCNKSENKKENSKIENEELIDKYLKVAVKESLLYSKFGFSFLDTVQEATLGIMSGINYYDRIMEISKEPEFFVKNFAVKYILEFQKNLLKDIKASELSYILYLKVKADRETGKNIEEISRQMNVTSEYIEDLERLFDGIKPEELIGNEEILEKADKITQMYILENIPKKLNYLDEKILVMSYGLEDKVYNEKEIAKILNISTHNVNILKEKAINKLSIDLLKNEFTRNTEEKDYIIN, from the coding sequence ATGTTAAGAAGAATAATAGATGATATAAAGAAAAAGGGAAATTTCAGTTTTGAAAAAATAATAGAAGATAATAATTTGTCAGATGATGATTTTTTTGAGATATTAAAGTATATTTATGTCGAAAACATACCGGAAATAAGAACTTCTGTTGATAATAATGATTTTATAGTTCTGGAAAATGAAAATTTCTATATTGAGGAAAAAGACATTATAAAGTCATATTTGGAAGATATAAAAGAAAAATATAAAAAATGTAATAAATCAGAAAATAAAAAAGAAAACAGTAAAATTGAAAATGAGGAATTAATAGACAAATATCTGAAGGTAGCTGTAAAAGAAAGTCTACTTTATTCAAAATTCGGATTTTCCTTTTTAGACACTGTACAGGAAGCTACTTTGGGTATAATGTCGGGAATTAATTATTATGATAGGATAATGGAAATATCAAAAGAACCTGAATTTTTTGTGAAAAATTTTGCAGTAAAGTATATTCTTGAATTTCAGAAAAATTTATTGAAAGATATAAAAGCTTCAGAGCTTTCATATATTCTTTATCTAAAAGTAAAAGCAGATAGAGAAACAGGAAAAAATATAGAAGAAATAAGCAGGCAAATGAATGTGACTTCCGAATATATAGAAGATTTAGAAAGACTTTTTGATGGGATAAAACCTGAAGAATTGATAGGAAATGAAGAAATTCTTGAAAAAGCTGATAAAATAACACAGATGTATATACTTGAAAATATTCCTAAAAAATTAAATTATTTAGATGAAAAAATTCTTGTTATGTCTTATGGATTGGAAGATAAAGTATATAATGAAAAAGAAATAGCAAAAATTCTTAATATTTCAACTCATAATGTAAATATATTAAAAGAAAAAGCGATAAACAAACTATCTATAGATTTACTGAAAAATGAATTTACAAGAAATACTGAAGAAAAAGATTATATAATAAATTAA
- a CDS encoding Nif3-like dinuclear metal center hexameric protein — MKLRKIMGELFSIYNPKVAEEWDNVGLLLGNENSEINKIMVCLDITEKAINEAISRKVDLIISHHPFIFSGIKRITDETELGRKILKLAENRIAVYSIHTNADFAINGLNDFVMDKLKLDGEMYIFNEFEFDDYNYIKNKNEKIKCGSVRIKVLNNEMELVDLIEQIKTNLGLDYVRYAGENRNIRKIGLVTGGGSSFLKDIKKDIDVFLTGDLRHHEALDTIEEGGILVDIGHYESEYLFVDLMELQLSKFFEGEIIKYFGEVVFKLG; from the coding sequence ATGAAATTAAGAAAAATAATGGGAGAATTGTTCTCAATATATAATCCGAAAGTTGCTGAAGAGTGGGACAATGTCGGCTTGCTACTGGGAAATGAAAATTCTGAAATAAATAAAATAATGGTATGTCTTGATATTACTGAAAAAGCTATAAATGAAGCAATAAGCAGAAAAGTGGACCTTATAATTTCTCATCACCCGTTTATATTTTCAGGGATAAAAAGAATAACTGATGAAACGGAATTGGGAAGGAAAATATTGAAATTGGCTGAAAATAGGATAGCAGTTTATTCTATACATACAAATGCTGATTTCGCCATAAACGGATTAAATGACTTTGTTATGGATAAACTTAAATTAGATGGAGAAATGTATATATTCAATGAATTTGAATTTGATGATTACAATTATATAAAAAATAAAAATGAAAAAATAAAGTGTGGTTCGGTAAGAATAAAAGTTCTTAACAATGAAATGGAATTAGTAGATTTGATTGAGCAAATAAAGACAAATCTCGGTCTTGATTATGTGAGATATGCGGGGGAAAATAGAAATATTCGGAAAATAGGTCTTGTAACAGGAGGAGGAAGTTCTTTTCTGAAAGATATAAAAAAAGATATTGATGTTTTTTTGACAGGAGATTTGAGACATCATGAAGCACTTGACACAATTGAAGAAGGAGGGATACTTGTTGATATAGGTCATTATGAAAGTGAGTATCTTTTTGTTGATCTTATGGAACTTCAATTATCAAAATTTTTTGAAGGTGAAATAATAAAATATTTTGGAGAAGTAGTTTTTAAATTAGGGTAA